A genomic region of Streptosporangium lutulentum contains the following coding sequences:
- a CDS encoding SMI1/KNR4 family protein: MANTAEDLALPAALAEVADVGFEWEWDEETDEAHGCDFEPYDRFEEPDRTAWWFRLWTGNQEVDGGEFRFFGTTGAGDYVGFWLVRPDAAITDQPVVYIGSEGECGVIAGDLGDLLWLFAAGLGPAEAFADPDSPTQPNKAFHTIAERHAPGRHRAPTRIVTAARAEFPHFPELIDAMCR, from the coding sequence GTGGCGAACACAGCTGAAGATCTCGCGTTACCCGCCGCCCTGGCCGAAGTGGCCGACGTCGGCTTCGAGTGGGAGTGGGACGAGGAGACCGACGAGGCCCACGGCTGTGACTTCGAACCGTACGACCGGTTCGAGGAGCCCGACCGGACGGCGTGGTGGTTCCGCCTGTGGACCGGCAACCAGGAGGTCGACGGCGGCGAGTTCCGTTTCTTCGGCACGACCGGGGCGGGTGACTACGTCGGCTTCTGGCTGGTACGGCCCGATGCGGCGATCACCGACCAGCCCGTCGTCTACATCGGTTCCGAGGGTGAGTGCGGTGTGATCGCCGGAGATCTCGGTGACCTCCTCTGGCTGTTCGCCGCCGGCCTAGGCCCCGCCGAGGCCTTCGCGGACCCCGACTCCCCTACGCAGCCGAATAAAGCCTTCCATACGATCGCCGAGCGGCACGCACCCGGCCGCCACCGCGCCCCCACCCGGATCGTGACCGCCGCACGAGCGGAGTTCCCGCATTTCCCGGAGCTCATCGACGCGATGTGCCGCTGA